In one window of Mercurialis annua linkage group LG4, ddMerAnnu1.2, whole genome shotgun sequence DNA:
- the LOC126678293 gene encoding uncharacterized protein LOC126678293, with protein MKIKMLHSTPYYVQANRQAEATNKAIKLIVQKMIEENPRQWHVLLSEAVWASRTSQKSATGTSPFRMVYGYDAMLPMELTVMPTRRLYQNRLSKDDYFDKMVIDSLDLDEERLAALDHLEAQKRRVERAYNKRVKPKTFAIGDMVWKAILPIGHKDKRLAANCCCNKQRAAANVQQQHPSTLLHTAAVVQQNRIATMAVSSPKIDPKTWVKNLEMKFQI; from the exons ATGAAGATCAAGATGCTTCACTCAACACCGTACTACGTGCAAGCCAACAGACAGGCCGAAGCAACAAACAAGGCTATTAAACTTATCGTCCAGAAGATGATTGAGGAAAACCCAAGACAGTGGCACGTTTTACTGTCAGAGGCAGTTTGGGCGAGTAGAACCAGCCAAAAATCGGCCACAGGAACTTCGCCTTTCCGAATGGTGTATGGGTACGATGCGATGTTACCAATGGAGCTCACTGTGATGCCGACTCGCCGTCTTTATCAGAATAGATTGTCTAAAGATGATTACTTTGATAAGATGGTAATAGACTCTTTAGATCTCGATGAGGAGAGACTGGCAGCGTTAGACCACCTCGAGGCccagaaaagaagggtcgaAAGAGCATACAACAAGCGAGTAAAACCAAAGACATTTGCCATAGGCGACATGGTTTGGAAAGCAATCTTACCCATTGGCCATAAAGACAAGCGGCTTG CAGCAAATTGCTGCTGTAACAAGCAGCGGGCTGCTGCAAATGTGCAGCAGCAACACCCCAGCACACTGCTGCATACGGCAGCAGTTGTGCAGCAAAACAGAATAGCCACGATGGCTGTTTCATCACCCAAAATAGACCCTAAAAC TTGGGTGAAAAATCTGGAAATGAAATTCCAGATTTGA